In one window of Zingiber officinale cultivar Zhangliang chromosome 11A, Zo_v1.1, whole genome shotgun sequence DNA:
- the LOC122031721 gene encoding ERAD-associated E3 ubiquitin-protein ligase HRD1-like isoform X2, which yields MMRLQTYAGFSFLATMSAIYYAFSSRGQFYPAMVYLSTSKICFVLLLNMGLVIMCIMWQLVKRLFLGSLREAEVERLNEQSWREVMDILFAITIFRQDFSVTFLAMVTALLLIKALHWLAQKRVEYIETTPSVSMLSHIRIISFMFFLLFIDCLFLHNSLRSLIQTRQASVALFFTFEYTILATTTVSTFVKYVFYVSDMLMEGQWERKVVYTFYLELVRDLLHLSLYIIFFLIIFVSYGIPLHLIRELYETFRSFKMRIADYVRYRKITSNMNERFPDATQDELNATDAICIICREEMITAKKLICGHLFHVHCLRSWLERQHTCPTCRALVAPPENGQAGSSRQHGVPQVPSQPVGSVTASSSQSPSGGTETAKLSRHQAVLQAAAMAASLYETSFTYCPPSSFLPPGYGSNYNDNAHSEAFSGRTMPPTGEAAASEQSICSERSSLGNLNLQGSLLRAQQDVLRSQIQLLQTQLQALQQQAHQSKPDNPDPKGKSIITFDLTVSKPDGAHQQDS from the exons ATGATGAGGCTCCAGACATATGCTGGATTTAGTTTCTTAGCAACCATGAGTGCTATCTACTATGCATTTAGCAGCAGAGGGCAGTTCTATCCTGCCATGGTGTACCTTTCTACATCCAAGATATGTTTTGTTCTCCTCTTGAACATGGGTCTAGTCATCATGTGTATAATGTGGCAGTTAGTGAAGCGATTATTTCTGGGTTCACTCAGAGAAGCAGAAGTTGAAAGGCTTAATGAACAATCATGGAGGGAGGTCATGGATATTCTTTTTGCGATTACCATATTTCGGCAAGACTTCTCAGTTACTTTTCTAGCTATGGTTACAGCTCTTCTGTTGATCAAAGCATTGCATTGGTTGGCCCAAAAGAGAGTTGAATATATAGAGACCACTCCGTCCGTTTCTATGCTGTCACACATACGGAtaatttcatttatgtttttcCTCCTCTTCATTGACTGTCTTTTCTTGCACAATTCTTTGAGGTCTTTGATACAAACTCGGCAAGCATCAGTTGCACTGTTTTTTACATTTGA ATATACAATCTTAGCAACTACAACTGTGTCAACATTTGTGAAGTATGTATTCTATGTAAGTGACATGCTTATGGAAGGACAGTGGGAGAGGAAGGTTGTTTATACATTTTACCTTGAGCTTGTTCGGGACCTTCTTCACCTCTCTTTGTACATAATATTTTTCCTAATCATCTTTGT GAGTTATGGTATCCCACTGCACCTGATACGTGAGCTATATGAGACATTCCGCAGTTTTAAAATGCGTATAGCAGATTATGTTCGATACcgcaaaattacctcaaatatgAATGAGCGTTTCCCTGATGCAACACAAGATGAACTTAATGC GACTGATGCTATATGCATTATATGTCGAGAAGAGATGATTACAGCTAAGAAATTGATATGCGGACACCTTTTTCATGTTCATTGCCTAAGGTCATGGTTAGAGAGACAGCATACTTGCCCCACCTGTAGGGCTTTGGTTGCACCTCCTGAAAATGGGCAAGCAGGATCGTCTAGGCAACATGGAGTTCCACAAGTTCCAAGTCAACCTG TCGGATCAGTGACCGCTTCATCTTCACAGAGTCCCAGTGGTGGTACAGAAACTGCTAAATTAAGTCGCCATCAGGCCGTGCTTCAAGCAGCTGCAATGGCTGCATCCTTATATGAAACTTCATTCACTTACTGCCCACCAAGTTCCTTCTT GCCACCGGGCTATGGATCAAATTACAATGACAATGCACATTCAGAGGCATTCAGCGGAAGGACAATGCCGCCAACTGGAGAAGCAGCTGCTTCTGAACAATCCATCTGCAGCGAGAGATCATCCCTCGGCAATCTAAATCTTCAGGGGTCATTATTGAGGGCGCAACAAGATGTTCTCCGAAGTCAGATTCAG CTTCTACAGACACAATTGCAAGCTCTGCAACAACAAGCCCATCAATCCAAACCTGATAATCCCGATCCCAAAGGAAAATCTATCATCACATTCGATCTTACTGTATCCAAACCAGATGGTGCTCACCAACAAGATAGTTGA
- the LOC122031721 gene encoding ERAD-associated E3 ubiquitin-protein ligase HRD1-like isoform X1, whose amino-acid sequence MMRLQTYAGFSFLATMSAIYYAFSSRGQFYPAMVYLSTSKICFVLLLNMGLVIMCIMWQLVKRLFLGSLREAEVERLNEQSWREVMDILFAITIFRQDFSVTFLAMVTALLLIKALHWLAQKRVEYIETTPSVSMLSHIRIISFMFFLLFIDCLFLHNSLRSLIQTRQASVALFFTFEYTILATTTVSTFVKYVFYVSDMLMEGQWERKVVYTFYLELVRDLLHLSLYIIFFLIIFVSYGIPLHLIRELYETFRSFKMRIADYVRYRKITSNMNERFPDATQDELNATDAICIICREEMITAKKLICGHLFHVHCLRSWLERQHTCPTCRALVAPPENGQAGSSRQHGVPQVPSQPVGSVTASSSQSPSGGTETAKLSRHQAVLQAAAMAASLYETSFTYCPPSSFLYASTNLKPPGYGSNYNDNAHSEAFSGRTMPPTGEAAASEQSICSERSSLGNLNLQGSLLRAQQDVLRSQIQLLQTQLQALQQQAHQSKPDNPDPKGKSIITFDLTVSKPDGAHQQDS is encoded by the exons ATGATGAGGCTCCAGACATATGCTGGATTTAGTTTCTTAGCAACCATGAGTGCTATCTACTATGCATTTAGCAGCAGAGGGCAGTTCTATCCTGCCATGGTGTACCTTTCTACATCCAAGATATGTTTTGTTCTCCTCTTGAACATGGGTCTAGTCATCATGTGTATAATGTGGCAGTTAGTGAAGCGATTATTTCTGGGTTCACTCAGAGAAGCAGAAGTTGAAAGGCTTAATGAACAATCATGGAGGGAGGTCATGGATATTCTTTTTGCGATTACCATATTTCGGCAAGACTTCTCAGTTACTTTTCTAGCTATGGTTACAGCTCTTCTGTTGATCAAAGCATTGCATTGGTTGGCCCAAAAGAGAGTTGAATATATAGAGACCACTCCGTCCGTTTCTATGCTGTCACACATACGGAtaatttcatttatgtttttcCTCCTCTTCATTGACTGTCTTTTCTTGCACAATTCTTTGAGGTCTTTGATACAAACTCGGCAAGCATCAGTTGCACTGTTTTTTACATTTGA ATATACAATCTTAGCAACTACAACTGTGTCAACATTTGTGAAGTATGTATTCTATGTAAGTGACATGCTTATGGAAGGACAGTGGGAGAGGAAGGTTGTTTATACATTTTACCTTGAGCTTGTTCGGGACCTTCTTCACCTCTCTTTGTACATAATATTTTTCCTAATCATCTTTGT GAGTTATGGTATCCCACTGCACCTGATACGTGAGCTATATGAGACATTCCGCAGTTTTAAAATGCGTATAGCAGATTATGTTCGATACcgcaaaattacctcaaatatgAATGAGCGTTTCCCTGATGCAACACAAGATGAACTTAATGC GACTGATGCTATATGCATTATATGTCGAGAAGAGATGATTACAGCTAAGAAATTGATATGCGGACACCTTTTTCATGTTCATTGCCTAAGGTCATGGTTAGAGAGACAGCATACTTGCCCCACCTGTAGGGCTTTGGTTGCACCTCCTGAAAATGGGCAAGCAGGATCGTCTAGGCAACATGGAGTTCCACAAGTTCCAAGTCAACCTG TCGGATCAGTGACCGCTTCATCTTCACAGAGTCCCAGTGGTGGTACAGAAACTGCTAAATTAAGTCGCCATCAGGCCGTGCTTCAAGCAGCTGCAATGGCTGCATCCTTATATGAAACTTCATTCACTTACTGCCCACCAAGTTCCTTCTTGTATGCATCAACCAACTTAAA GCCACCGGGCTATGGATCAAATTACAATGACAATGCACATTCAGAGGCATTCAGCGGAAGGACAATGCCGCCAACTGGAGAAGCAGCTGCTTCTGAACAATCCATCTGCAGCGAGAGATCATCCCTCGGCAATCTAAATCTTCAGGGGTCATTATTGAGGGCGCAACAAGATGTTCTCCGAAGTCAGATTCAG CTTCTACAGACACAATTGCAAGCTCTGCAACAACAAGCCCATCAATCCAAACCTGATAATCCCGATCCCAAAGGAAAATCTATCATCACATTCGATCTTACTGTATCCAAACCAGATGGTGCTCACCAACAAGATAGTTGA
- the LOC122031722 gene encoding dnaJ homolog subfamily B member 1-like, protein MGVDYYSILEVTKGATDEELRKSYRKLAIRWHPDKNPNNEEEAEAKFKEIAEAYYVLSDSQKRAIYDQYGEEGLKATPDSQNGASNGPSGSNAEDIFADFFGSNSPFDFEYTNHAKSTRFQTGGGGGGTFSGFGGSGSTFKSKTDRATPSTRSHKTPKVHKAPAVERKLACTLEELYTGTKRKMKILRNVRQPNGETMADNEILTIEVKPGWKKGTKITFPEKGNEQLNQIPADLVFVIDEKPHEVYKRDSNDLVVRQKISLVDALAGTTINLTTLDGRDLVIDITDVVKPSYELLIQNEGMPIAREPGKKGNLIIKFDVKFPSKLTADQRAGIKRIFGG, encoded by the exons ATGGGAGTCGACTACTACAGCATCTTGGAGGTAACTAAGGGTGCCACGGATGAGGAACTCAGGAAGTCTTACCGGAAGCTGGCGATTCGGTGGCATCCGGACAAGAACCCTAACAACGAGGAGGAGGCCGAAGCCAAGTTCAAAGAGATCGCTGAAGCATATTAT GTACTGAGTGATTCTCAAAAACGGGCAATATATGATCAATATGGAGAAGAGGGCTTGAAGGCCACTCCTGACTCGCAAAATGGAGCCTCTAATGGGCCAAGTGGTTCTAATGCAGAGGACATTTTCGCTGATTTCTTTGGGAGCAATAGTCCTTTTGATTTTGAGTACACTAATCATGCAAAGTCTACAAGGTTTCAGACAGGTGGTGGCGGCGGCGGCACTTTTAGTGGCTTTGGTGGTTCCGGAAGCACGTTCAAGTCCAAGACTGATAGAGCTACTCCTAGTACTCGTTCACATAAAACACCTAAGGTACATAAAGCACCTGCAGTGGAGCGAAAGCTAGCATGCACCCTTGAGGAGCTCTATACTGGGacaaagaggaagatgaagatctTAAGAAATGTCAGACAACCTAACGG AGAAACAATGGCAGACAATGAAATCTTGACGATCGAAGTGAAGCCAGGGTGGAAAAAGGGTACAAAAATAACATTTCCTGAGAAAGGGAACGAACAGTTGAACCAAATTCCTGCAGACCTAGTGTTTGTCATCGACGAGAAGCCTCATGAAGTTTACAAGAGGGACAGCAATGATCTTGTTGTGCGTCAAAAAATCTCCTTGGTTGATGCACTTGCAGGGACAACAATAAACCTCACAACCCTTGATGGGCGCGACTTGGTGATTGATATTACAGATGTAGTTAAGCCTAGCTATGAATTGTTAATCCAAAATGAAGGAATGCCAATCGCAAGGGAGCCGGGCAAGAAGGGTAACTTAATTATCAAATTTGATGTGAAGTTTCCTTCAAAGTTGACGGCTGACCAGCGTGCAGGTATCAAACGCATCTTCGGAGGATGA